From a region of the Solibacillus isronensis genome:
- a CDS encoding SNF2-related protein has product MRSLVYKEIPLKPSYYTTTSDIVNEFYNPVLQIATSYDRVSGYFSSKALAAYAKGLNGLIKNDGKMRLIISQDISEEDFAIIKEGYDLREQLTDSLLAKLDDQLTIDEQINFYNLAHLIALDKVDIKIGFKTSGIFHSKFGICEDADGNVIYFTGSNNETYAAIENNFESFDITTSWLASPFDLQKIVHARQEFNTLWANKAQMMNVHVKNINEIIKQKIMSFDKGRLILNPEMLIEDALILSINDSQLILEDTLTSYTIKPKDYALQKLAPYLDGDYPTFKSDLNYIEMKEVIKILERFANRKKFNFIVGSELTNFLEQQAYWIEERSKYALLLKSQDEQIFERFDEFQKIVSSELHRPLREMQMWSAFYMHQMKRAANFSVPGAGKTSMIYGVFSYLNSPAINAIDRIVMIGPKNSFLSWKLEFAENFGNKKELRLLDIHDEDAPIIQLEINSLNKNLILINYESLQKYENILMEIIDERTMLVFDEVHKIKGVRSKRAQVAKKIAEKPLYKYVLTGTPIPNTYEDIFNFLNILYTDEYKKFFNFKINDLKNPDVIKMEKINDKLYPFFWRTTKIELQVPPANLDDIIKVPANHLEQEIIDLLYKKYAGNPFHLYIRLIQASANPELLLKAINRIEMYGEESQLNWYNNFDEDAIVFTEDEIQTIKHVKTTSKYQAAIDLATDLHTEGKQSLIWCMFVNTIDKVYADLTAKGIKAAVIYGNTPQQEREKIIEAFKRTEINVLITNPHTLAESVSLHRTCHDAIYLEYSFNLTHMLQSRDRIHRLGLKDTDYTQYYYFMLEGQEGAHNTIDERIYNRLKEKEQRMLDAIERGILEPDPEVDYTEILELFS; this is encoded by the coding sequence GTGAGAAGCTTGGTATATAAGGAAATCCCTCTTAAGCCATCTTATTATACGACAACCTCAGACATTGTGAATGAGTTTTACAATCCGGTCCTTCAAATAGCGACCTCTTATGATCGAGTAAGTGGTTACTTCAGTTCTAAAGCCCTTGCAGCTTATGCAAAGGGCTTGAACGGCCTCATCAAAAATGATGGGAAAATGCGGCTTATTATCTCTCAAGATATCAGTGAAGAAGACTTTGCCATTATTAAAGAAGGCTACGATCTCCGAGAACAGCTTACTGATAGCCTATTAGCGAAGTTAGATGACCAATTAACTATTGATGAACAGATTAATTTTTATAATCTAGCTCATTTAATTGCCTTAGATAAGGTAGATATTAAGATTGGCTTCAAAACATCTGGTATATTCCATTCAAAATTTGGAATATGTGAAGATGCAGATGGAAATGTGATTTACTTCACTGGCTCTAACAATGAAACATACGCAGCAATTGAAAATAACTTTGAATCATTTGACATCACAACATCCTGGCTCGCATCTCCATTTGATTTACAAAAAATAGTACATGCTCGCCAAGAATTCAATACTCTTTGGGCAAACAAAGCTCAAATGATGAATGTTCATGTTAAGAATATTAATGAAATTATCAAACAAAAAATCATGTCATTCGATAAAGGGAGACTTATTTTGAATCCAGAAATGTTAATCGAAGATGCATTAATCTTATCTATTAATGATAGTCAGTTAATTTTAGAAGACACGCTAACCTCTTATACAATTAAACCAAAAGATTATGCATTACAAAAACTAGCACCATATTTAGATGGTGATTACCCTACCTTTAAATCCGACTTAAACTATATCGAGATGAAGGAAGTCATTAAAATACTAGAACGTTTTGCTAATCGTAAAAAATTCAATTTCATTGTCGGTAGCGAATTGACGAATTTCCTTGAACAGCAAGCTTATTGGATTGAAGAACGCTCAAAGTATGCCCTCTTACTGAAATCGCAGGACGAACAAATTTTTGAACGCTTTGATGAGTTCCAAAAAATTGTAAGTAGTGAACTGCACCGGCCTTTACGTGAAATGCAAATGTGGAGTGCATTCTACATGCACCAAATGAAAAGGGCTGCGAACTTTTCTGTTCCGGGTGCTGGGAAAACTTCAATGATTTATGGAGTTTTCTCATATCTAAACTCGCCTGCAATCAATGCTATCGACCGTATTGTAATGATTGGACCAAAAAACTCATTCTTATCATGGAAACTAGAGTTTGCGGAGAACTTTGGTAATAAAAAAGAGCTACGATTACTCGATATCCATGATGAAGATGCTCCCATTATCCAGCTAGAAATTAATAGTCTGAATAAGAACCTAATATTAATTAACTATGAGTCTCTTCAAAAATACGAAAATATCTTAATGGAGATTATCGATGAACGTACAATGCTTGTATTTGATGAAGTGCATAAAATCAAAGGGGTCCGAAGTAAACGTGCACAAGTAGCAAAGAAAATTGCTGAAAAACCGCTTTATAAGTATGTTTTAACGGGAACACCTATTCCGAATACTTATGAAGATATCTTTAACTTCTTAAATATTCTATATACCGATGAATATAAAAAATTCTTTAACTTTAAAATCAATGATTTAAAAAATCCTGACGTAATAAAAATGGAGAAAATCAATGATAAACTCTATCCATTCTTCTGGCGTACAACAAAAATAGAACTTCAAGTGCCTCCTGCAAATCTAGATGATATTATCAAGGTACCAGCAAACCATTTAGAACAGGAGATTATTGATTTACTCTACAAGAAATATGCAGGAAACCCATTCCATCTATATATTCGTCTCATTCAAGCATCTGCAAATCCTGAGTTGCTCTTAAAGGCGATTAATCGTATTGAAATGTACGGCGAGGAAAGTCAGTTAAATTGGTATAACAACTTTGATGAGGACGCAATTGTATTTACAGAGGACGAAATTCAAACAATTAAACATGTAAAGACTACCTCTAAATATCAAGCTGCTATTGATTTAGCTACAGATTTACACACCGAGGGCAAACAAAGCTTAATATGGTGTATGTTTGTTAATACAATTGATAAAGTATACGCTGATTTAACAGCAAAAGGCATCAAAGCAGCTGTAATCTACGGTAATACACCACAGCAAGAACGCGAAAAAATTATAGAGGCATTCAAACGGACTGAAATTAATGTTTTAATTACGAATCCACATACGCTTGCCGAGTCTGTTTCTTTACACCGTACTTGCCATGATGCGATTTATTTAGAGTATTCGTTCAATCTAACACATATGTTGCAATCTCGGGACCGTATTCACCGCCTAGGATTGAAAGATACCGACTATACTCAGTACTATTACTTCATGCTTGAAGGTCAAGAAGGAGCACACAATACGATTGATGAGCGTATTTATAATCGCTTGAAAGAAAAAGAACAACGAATGCTTGATGCGATTGAACGAGGGATTTTAGAGCCCGATCCTGAAGTAGATTATACGGAGATTTTAGAGTTGTTTAGCTAA